The nucleotide sequence tacgtacaaccgtatgTGCTTGCGCTTGATAAGGTACATaaggttttgttgcctgcttgcgagccgtattgtatgaaaagtacgtgaacatacatcaagcaatccttcaatgaacATTCTCTCCCGAGCAACAGTGACgaacatgtttttcctcattttgttccccTACAGtcactcacatgcacatgcacatgcacatgcacacacagaaacaagacattggcgcggcgcattgttgttgtcgtcgccatcgtaacgagtgtgtcccgtcgcgttgactggtgacacgttttctgcttacacgtctcggacagtgtttgacttgacaagataaagcccactgatggtaaaagacgggatagggtgctatcagaataaatgtcgagtactgttgccactgtctgcccgaaAAACgacaagatttgatggcagtagtctgacatagtataaaatatattttagaagttatcattgatttgctttgcttgcattagtattatggacgattttgagaaaggaagatgtctcgccttcaacaagatgactcagcaggaatcatcagagagaagggcgccttgaccaaggacgtggccgggacgtggcaggtgttggtcccatgtcttcaccttgaaaccctacccttagtgtgttgtgtcttgtagcttagtacgttatgtcttgtaaaacctccctatttcaaaaaAATCAAGGAGCGACgagagagattgtttagagcgtgatgagaggctgtaatctgaacaatctcccatatgcactcctcatgagaaaaagaaaccaacgtcttcattccttttgtgtctattttttataatgttgggtaagataaatccaacatttaattggtccttcgagccggatgtcaatacacccgaggattccagttgtggagccgacatccagttaagagaccgtggccatggcaattgagaccctttccgggactggtcttcgttctcctcaactgggatctgaaggttgacgacaatccacaagattgaagacgactttggtgtggtaaatttgaaaatgttttcggaaaaaggattaaagagtgagtgaattgcgcgacgaagaagtctgcggcagaataaaccttgtgtaatactagtcactggcaagtaatagagggacggcggagtccgacacaTTCCGCGTGgatggcggagtcctgtacgtacttaaattccgtgtttaataaaccttgtgtaatactagtcactggcaaagtaaaagagggacggcggagtccgacaaattccgcgaggacggcggaatactgtacatacttaaattccgtgtttccgtgttttcgtgtgtttgcaAAAATTTGACtagtatcgtgtgaatgtgtaaaagtatgaatctATAGACAGGAGTGaaagtgacaactgggtttggaagcaaatgcaagaatcctccgccccatgtgggtagaagcttgaggattaccaaaacccagacattcattgtcaccctgtcattttgaataaagtcagtattaaggtcactctaggtgcaaataaacttacttccaaattcacaaaatgggaaaaaataacagtaaaacggatccaaaagaacgcctaacgtgtaaagattggaaatatgttcaactccaaaacccttccaaaataaaacatttaaacacgtggataaccaaatacggtttcatTGGCCAgctaaatttgcaaaaattagttcaacttcgaaacgaaataaagtgtcgacacaaaaataatatatcacaaatagaaaaagagggatatgaCGACTTACTCTTCTGGCAacacatggcgtctaaaagagaaaaaaaaaagaaaacaaatttaattgaattttggtcaataggacctggactaatgaggatgtgaaaaaggccgtagccggcatcacaccctacaaagtagacattgtccaatttgttgaggaaatggaaaatgttaGACAGTCCTATCCTTTAAATGGAACAGATactcaacaaatttggatgactgcaatggggcctgattggcacCTTTGTCGAGGAGATTGGGACCCAAAACACCATGGTGTTGTAATGCCACataatgacagagaattacaacaTAGAGTTTGGGCTTTAATAGAAAGAACCACAGCCAGGTTTTGCAAAAGGTCAAATTTCACGGAAATTAGTCgggtgaaacaaaaagacaaggAACCTTTTGAAGAGTATAGGGTTAGAATGgccgcttgttttaaagcaaacagagGCTTGAAtgggcccttatcaacaacagttaaaaaatgctttacatgcgaattcgaaagaacacattaacagatgggtagataaacattggataaacctagcaactggccctctggaggaatatgttaatcatgccctccacgcagaaagagtgttaggacaaaaaaaaaaaaaagaagaagatagatgtcttcctcaacgaaGAAGCAGAAATATACTATCAAGGCAGAGGGGGAGCAAATTTAaaggacgcggcagaggccgtgggagAGGAAGATATGGTAGAGGTCGAGGTAGTTATGATAATACaggctgttggtgctgtggagagaaAGGCCACATTGCACGTGACTGcgctaaaagaaataaaagagaatacggacaaacaaccgcatgactaagccagcctgtTTCCCAACttaacaaatcctcttgtgtaatcattaaagagaatgaggaagtggatttcaatttacaggacattctgagtttggacactgaaaaacctgaaataaccttgtcagtCAATTGGAAAGAAATCAAATTTCTTTGCGATACAGGAGCATGTAGGACTGCATGTCGGGAAAAGATTCCaagttccaaactatcgggacataaggcaatagttagatctacaaatgggcaaattacttttgccttggaacttgaggctgtgtggattagagacccacaggggagATCTTGTTGAATGCCCattttcgaagtcccggagtgccctgtgagtttgttgggaagagatggcttattccaactaggactcgtactcattccatcatcaaatggaaatattgtagtgaaacgaaaacatgaaataaaaagagaggaccTCTATgtgacactggaaagcagagaaatCACATTCTATGACACAATCGATATctcagacaaaccaccgttaaacatgggaaaaGCCCTGTTGTccgcagccttgcagcttataaCGGAagtaaaagacaataaaaaagataataaaaaaattacgactctctctcagtctgggatgctcagaactacataatctagctccttccagaatttctctttcacctcttggtcacatcctacctgtggggcatagccactaatcacattacacataataccctcaatttcaaatttcagcctcatcactcgatctgatactcttttcacctccaagacattcttagccaactcttcttttaaaataaccccgactccatttctcttcccatctacaccatggtaaaataattcaaacccTCCCCCTAAACTTCAagcctgactgcctttccacctggtctcctggacacacaatatatcaacctttctcctaatcatcatgtcaaccaactcccgagattttcctgtcatagtcccaacattcaaagtccccacattcagttcgaggctctgtgttttcctcttctctttctgccgaagaacccgatTTCCACCtcctttgacttcgacccacagtagctgacttTCCAacgcccccatagggctgcattttagtAGGAGTAGATGAGATAGAGtaaattcaatcagaatcagcagaatcaaaatcagaatcctctttatttgccgagtatgtcagaaacatacaaggaatttttctccggcagttggagcccCTCACGTGTGACAACGGaaagccatttgacagaaaatactttggagacataatcacattagaccaaagtacggagagtcactgagcaatgaaaggttaccggtaatgtggtcatgtcaatgcaaattttgtgttatttttttgacaattgtgcaaatgatgccgagtcctctcgcaatttagagcaatttgagcaataatctggtacagtgacaattgtgcaaaacgcgCAGAGACTTCGagaaatttaagcagtataAAGCGAattgtagtgcgataatctggaacagtgtccattgtgcaaatggtgcagagacttctcaagcacatgagtggccagtattggtcaacaacagatatgcaaattgtgcagagtggcgagactactacactgaatgcacgaataatgtataattggcccgacagagatgggacaacaatctcaagacaaattggcagcatgttacaatgcaattgtaagtgaACTGTTGAAGAAGTTAACGGCAAGCGGGAGGtaggtgttggaatgtctgctagttttagtttgcattgttcgatagcacttacctgggggaaggagctggaagaagacaattatatattgctcgtgcactcactgtagtagtctcgccacgctgcactatttgcatatctgttgttgaccaatactggccactcatgctcgtaacatctgctccaattgcacactgattgaagagaatctgcaacatttgcgaAAACAAACATGGACCCAGATTATCGCCCGACTCGCTTGAAgtgtcggcgccctttgcacaatggtcatttcaccggactattgcaatattcgtctttcgaactgctctaaatgtgAGAGGaccctgcatctttttgcacaattgtaaaaacattttttatatgcattaccagataactagcaacccttaattgcacagtgactgttttttgtcaatgtgtttatgtctcaaaagtgttctctgtcaattgactgtctgttgtcgtacgagagcggctccaactaccagagacaaattccttgtgtgttttttggaaattcatggcaaataaagatgattatgtttctgaagagttggtgaccaggATCTGGAGGGtgcaagaggattttgcatgctcttgtttgagttttggcagcgtgcaagttctcaaattctcgagtgtgtttacttttcaaaatctatgatctgatcacacatttgttgtgttgagaatgagttcgcatcatcaacacaaaaaaatccaaaatagaccagccaacaattggagaataaagatgacgcgatccgctcgagatatttttcagcgaaatatgatatgttttatatataaaatgttgcttttcaggtaactatgtggcttacggccatactaccctgagaatgcCCGATCTCGGAAACTAAGCAGGgtcgggcctggttagtacttggatgggagactgcctgggaataccaggtgctgtaagctttttcaatttagattctcgtggaatcgttttcttatcggtggttgaccgaaattataatgcagtcatcctgtCTCTTATGATTTatcgtctctttattaggagacagaatcttcacgtaccgttttttaaacatcccgtttctccttttccgacagtaaaaataaaataaaatctatccacacatatatctatatatatgtatatattttagtatcacgtgatacgtcacaattttatcacatcagtgcttttaattggctcgaggcgaaggatacgaaggtatgaatttttaaatgatacgtaattattgcacgttattgtgtggacctcaaagcgACGGTTTATGAACCCGAACCACTTCCAAGGAATACATCACTGTCAAGTGAATGGCAGTATTAGTTGGAGGAGATGAGATAGAGtaaattcaatcagaatcagcagaataacaatcagaatcctctttatttgccgagtatgtcagaaatatacaaggaatttttctccggtagttggagcccctctCATGTGACAacggacagccatttgacagaaaatactttggagacataatgaCATTAGACcaaagtacggagagtcactcagcaataaaaggttaccggtaatgtgatcatgtcgatgcaaattttgtgttatttttttgacaattgtgcaaatgatgccgagtcctctcgcaatttagagcaatttgaaatgactgatcaagcaataatctggtacagtgacaattgtgcaaaacgcgCAGAGACTTTGAGAAATGTAAGCAGTATAAAACGAATTGTAGTGCGATtatctggaacagtgtccattgtgcaaatggtgcagatacttgtCAAGCACATGATTGGCCAGTATTGGGCAACAACAGATCTGCAAATtatgcagagtggcgagactactacagtgaatacacgaataatgtataattggcccgacagagatgggacaacaatctcaagacaaattggcagcatgttacaatgcaattgtaagtgaactgtttaagaagttcacGGCAAGCGGGacgaaggtgttggaatgtctgctagttttagtttgcattgttcgatagcacttacctgggggaaggagctggaagaagacaattatatattactcgtgcactcactgtagtagtctcgccacgctgcactatttgcatatctgttgttgaccaatactggccacgcATGCTCGTAAcatctgctccaattgcacactgattgaagagaatctgcaacatttgcacaataaacattgtcccagattatcgcccgACTCGCTTGAAgtgtcggcgccctttgcacaatggtcatttcaccggactattgcaatattagtctttcgaactgctctaaatgtgAGAGGaccctgcatctttttgcacaattgtaaaaacattttttatatgcattaccagataactagcaacccttaattgcacagtgacagttttttgtcaatgtgtttatgtctcaaaagtgttctctgtcaattgactgtctgttgtcgtactggagcggctccaactaccagagacaaattttttggaaattcattgcaaataaagatgattgtttctgaagagttggtgaccaggATCTGGAggttccgagaggattttgcatgctcttgtctgagttttggcagcgtgcaagttctcaaattgtcgagtgtgtttacttttcaaaatctatgatctgatcacacatttgtagtgttgagaatgagttcgcatcatccacacaaaaaaatccaaaatagaccagccaacaattggagaataaatatgacgcgatccgctcgagatatttctaagcgaaatatgatatttgttaaatataaaatgtatataaaataataaaaaaataaaatcgatacacacatatatctgtatatattgtcagatttcgcttacccgcagtcgggagaaatgtcctgaccgactctccgtttaaagggtcgagCTCCCCCCTTTTTCCCTTGCCGGCACCAACACCGTACGCGCGAGGGGACGAGGAGCTattaagccggtgtcgagatgaattcgcctaggtgtgctaactgcctttagttttacggagccaatccggtctgccctcactaatcaccccttgatgaataaccgcaccgagtgaaagggttgcgtcatctttattctccaattgttggctggtctattttggatttttttttgtgtggatgatgcgaactttgaggtccacacaataatgtgcaataattactaatcatttaaaaatccatacctttgtatccttagcctcgagccaatttaaagcactgatgtgataaaattgtgacgtattacgtgatactaatatatatatatatatatatatatatatatatatatatagatatagagagagagagagagagagagagagagagagatagatagatagatagatatatagatagatagatagatattcaTAGGATGGATTCAGAGGTTATATTTGAGTGCTTTTAGTAGGATTAAAGTCAATGGGTTGCTGACTGGCCCTGTGAGGCTGGGGAGGTCGGTGAGACAAGGATGCCCTTTGTCCTCACTGCTTTACAGCCTTGTGGCGGAACCGCTGGCTGCCATGCTCAAGCAGAATAATGATATTAGGGGTATTCTGACACCAGCAAACAATGAATTTagaattcttcaatatgcagatgacacaaattTGTTCGTCAGGGATGTAGAGAGTCTTAAAATGGCTCTCCATCAACTGAATGTTTACTGCCAGGCCTCTGGCGGAAAGATAAATACTAATAAGACGACGATGGCTGTGTTTGGTGCGACGCAGGCTACTCCGAGCACCTGGGGTTTTCGTGAAGCTGGGAACAGCTACAAAGTCCTGGGAGTATTGTTGGGTAAGCTTGCGGAGGTATGTAATAGGAAAACATGGgagaacattttgaataaaatagaaAGTCAACTTAACGTATGGAGGTTGAGAAATCTAACCCTGAAAGGTAAAGTCCTAGTGATAaacactttgtgtatttcaaaGTTGGTACATGCCCTGACTGTTACTGATTTGCCTGGTGACATTTTGAGTAAGCTCAAGGCAATTTTCAGCCGTTTCATGtggaagagagaaagagggtTTGGTGAGTCATGCTACGCTGATAGGGGATCACGGAGCGGGTGGTTTGGGGTTGATTGACATAGACACAAAGAAGAAATCTTTACGgctaaaaatcatcaaaaaatgtTGGGACTTGTCCTTCACAGCCCCGTGGAAGGACTTTGTTATACCCACCCTGCGGGGATTGGGGCATTTTGGTGACTATAACTTATGTCAAATGTTGCCGAGGTCATTGTTCCCAACCCAAGATCCTTTTGAGAGGGAGGTTCTGGAGGCATGGTGGGCGCTCAGGCCATGGGTGAGAGCAGAGCCAAAGTCGCTGCAACAATTGCTGAAAGTCCCGCTGAGGTTCAATCCCGATCTCATGGGCGGAGGGCCAGGGAGTGGGGAGAGAATGTTCAGCGATACCTTTGAGAGGGCAGGAATAAGAACTATTGGGGATTTATTAGATGGGAGCGGGAACTATGACATTGTCAGGGTTCGGACTCTGTTCCGGTCGCGGGGAGTCCTTTTCCGCAGAGCGGTTGTTTTGCGCTTGGCTGGAAGAATCAGGGAATCCATACTCCGGAATTGGGGGTCTTTTCTGGAGGGTTCACCCTCTGGAGGGGACCCGGGGGCGGAGCGGGATGTAGGTTTTGTGCTGGTCGACGGGACAAGGTTTTTTGGTTTGTCGGAGTGTAGCACAAAACGACTTTACAGGGTTTTAATAGCCGGAGTGTTCCGGAGACCTGCAGCGGAAAGCACATGGACACGGACATTCCCTGCACTGACCATTAAATCCATCTGGGCCAACATGTTCAATTGGTATACCGCACCAAAGGTCAGTAATACTGACTTCAAATTACGACACAGAATCATTTTCCCTTGCACAACACTCAATGCAATTTCTCCTTGCGTTTATAGCAGGGACTGTGTGGTGTGTAAAGAGGCACCCGAGGACTACGAACATCTTGTCCTCGGGTGCAGAGCCGTCCGTGAGTTCCGTTCTAGGTTGGAGGATCTCCTCGCAAGGAGGCTGGGCCTGAGACTTCCCCCACCGGTGGCACGTGAGGCTGGTGATCATGATGTCGGGTTTTTCCTTTTTGGTTTCGTCTCATCATCTTTCTCGTCGTCATTATCATTGCAGGCCATCAATAGACCAGCGATCCGGTTACTTCTGTCCATTGCTCGTCACACGGTCATCGTCACGAGGAATATCTACTTGCATGACAAGGGCACCGGCAATCATTGGGCGATCTTCAAGGCTCAAGTTGAATCCCACTTCACTCTCCTACATGCCTGCTCTGCCAGCCGTTTCGTGGACTGTATAGCAAAAAACAATGGGCTTGTGAGAGTTTCGCCGACTTGTCACCTcactttgtttttagtttttttattacatgtacatattgtaaataatgaattttttgataaaaaaaaaaaaaaacgcctgatctcgtccgatctcggaagctaagcaggggcgggcctggttagtacttggatgggagactgcctgggaataccaggtgccgtaagctttttcactttagattctcgtggaatcgttttcttatcggtggttgacctaaattataatgcagtcatcctctctcttatgatttaccgtctctttattaggagacagaatcttcaagtacgttttttaaacatcccgtttctccttttccgacagtaaaaaaaataaaatagatacatacatatatctacatatatatatatgtatatatatatatatatatatatatatacacacacacatctatatatatctatatatatctatatacacatctctctctctctctcactctctctctctctctctctctctctatatatatatatatatatatatatatatatatatatatatatatatatacacatatatatatatatatacacatatagagaataaagatgacgccatccgctcgagatatttttaagcgaaatatgatattttttaaatataaaatgttgcttttcaggtaaccatgtggcttacggccatactaccctgagaacgtgTTATCTCTACTAAGCGAGCGTATACTCAAACTGCGCCGCAGTAAGGGGGATGTCACTCGCCGAGCAGCAGAGTTTCGAGGTGGGAGGGTAAAGAAGGCTGAGTATGTGAAGAACCAGGTAATCAGAACTAATTGATCAATTAAGCGCATCCAAAGAAGAATGGAAATAATACCCCAAATGGTTCCCCATACTATTAATTATCATAAAAAATATCATAACGCGGGTTAGGGGTATCATAATGCGGGTTAGGGGTATCGTAATGCGGGGTGTCAGTTGTCCGAAGGTTCCTCCCTTCCATCTTCTTGCCTGGTTCCCTTTCCATTCGATTAGTTAGTCTGTTGCATTCAATCTTCTCCTCAGCTCTGGGTTCGGTCATGCTTGTTCTTGGTTGCGACTGTTGCTCCCTTCTGGCAGTCCTTACTTTTAATTGTTCCAATCTTACTTCCTTTTTATACTCGCTCCGCCCTCGTGTTCGAGATTGGTTCCGGTAACTTGAAAATCCGTCTGGTCCTTGAAGCCCAGTCGGGCTTACTATTCTTTCCAAAGCCTTTTTGGTGCAGATAAATTAGCACTATTATGAAGCCAATTAGTGCAATTCTAATAATCGCGCCTACTGCTGCACTAATTACATCTACCTTGTGCTGGTTCCCCTTCTGTAGTTGTGTGTCTTCCGGAATGAGAAAAGATGTAGAGGAGCCGCTACTGTTAAAGCTACACGTGTAGTTGTTTTTCTGCGATGATGCCACCCGTATCTGAGTGGTGATTCTGAAAAGGCGGTCTTCTGTCAACACAACGGTGGTGCTGGCGTTGAGTTCTCGCTGGTGATTGTCCTCCCAGGTGACCGTAGATTTTGGATAGCCCTCAGACTGACAGGTTAGCACGAGCTCGccttcttttgctgttttgaaaatgtttttggtgaCCGTTTTGAAAGGTGCAGTCACAGATAACTTAATATCCTTATAGTGAGCTCCGTTTGTTGTCCCTATTATACATTGGTAGGTTCCCGTGTCATTGATGCGAAGCCTGGTTACTTGCAACTTCGCCCAGCCATCTTTAATCTGTTCGGTGAGCAGTCTGGCGCGACCCTGGAAGTCTGGATGTCGGAAGGAGGCTTGTTCCTGCCCGCGATCCATACGGTACACTTCCCGAGATCGAGCCGGCGAGATCCAGTGCCAAGATACTGTCAAATCCTCGTATGGATGCTGAGACAAAGGGAAGAACCGGCAGCCCATCACCACGTCTCCTTCCAATTCGGCTTTATATGAGGTTCGCTCCGCGGTAGTGGTTAGCAAGACCTGGAGACATGGCTGCTTAGTCCACTtcatttagattttgttttgttattttcttcagcaaaataattattttacctTTCTCTGCTTCCTTGGTTGGGGTATCTGGCTCTTTTTCTTATTGCTTGAATATCTGTCCGGTCCTTGGAGTCCATCGGGCAAATATTCTTTTTAGCAATCCAGTTGTCCCTCTTCTATCTCATCCAGTTTACGGGATAAGTAAGACACATCGGCTGATAAAGCGAGCAGCCTCCCGGTAGTCTTTGGTATGAATTCTTCTAATTTATCGAAAAGGGCTTTCTGTTCTACAAATGCAGCATGATGCTGTGTCACTAGAGGTGTGATCTCCTCCTGTTCATTTTGTATCACTTGTAGTGCTGTTAATGTGAGCTTTAGTGCAGTTGCTATGCACATCCCTCGTTCCTCCAATCTAGCAGTACGAGCTTCCAGGTCATTCAGCTGATCCATTCCTTTCTTTCTTCGTTATGCTGTGTGAGACTGCGCCGCATTCGGGATTCGGCACCAGTTAACTTGCTTCGATCCCATTTATATATTTACTCTTACATAGGCCCCACCCCTTTAAAGGGTGTCTCTTATAATTCAATTGTCTTCAATCTAATTATATCTTCTTTATCGTATAATTCTTGCAATTGTCAACAACATTTTTCCAATTATGTCTTATATAGAAACCTTTTGCCTTTCCAATTGAATTACGGGATTTTCTGAGTCGCGCACTTAATTCTCCTTCTTTAGGTTTTTAATCTTCCTTCGACGAGGAAGATAACTCTTCGCTTGGTCTTTTCCACAGATAAGAGAGCCGTATCTTAAATATTTCGTCACCAACCTCAATCGTTTGTGTTCGGCGGCCTTCCTCTGTTTCCTGTGCCTCCTTTTCTGGGGAGGATTTCCTCGCGGTAGGTTGCCGTCGTTTATTCTTTTTGGTCTTTCCTGGCGTCCAATCCTCATCTTCTTTTGAAGCGCTTTTTTTCGCTTTCATTACTTGTCCTATTTTCCTCCATCTTGGACTTCCATATTTCTTGGGCcatatttcattatattttgggCATCCTCTCAGCGACTGATGTTTGGTCCTATTTGGCAGCATATGCCCGTCCCCATTACAACCAGGGTGGGGGCACCTTGTCTTCCTTATTTCAAGGTGTTCTTTTAGACTATAAATCTATTCGTCTTTGTCCTCTGAATCGTTTGAGGCAGTTTCGATTGTCTCTTGCCAATTTTCTAATTCCGCTGTTGCCGCTTCTGCTAGCGTTAACAATTCTGTCCTTCCACTTAATTCACTTAAGACCCTCATAGGGCTTCCACTTAAATCTCTTTCCCTTCTTCTGACGGTTGTTCTCACTGACAACTCCATACCTAGGTAGTATATTCCTTCATAGGGTACCATGGCTACTCTGActctgacttcaacccaatatTTCACTGCTGTTTGGGCTGGAATCACCAGGTGAGGTGTCGCTGGACTCATCTGGAGTGTGGCAACCTTCTCTTTATACTCCAACCTCTTGGGGGCTTCGTCCAACAACGTTAGATGGGTATACAAGCCGTTTTCTCCCACTTCTCGCTCGTGCGAAACGTTGGGCAAGGGGGTTATTGGGATATGTTCATTGGCTAAAATATTACCTATTATCACTTCCCAGGATGTTCCAATCCTTGAGGTGTACAGAGGATCCAATTGTATCTTAGTTGCTACTGGTACTGAATGTTCTACTATCTTTGCGGGGCGTTCGTCTTCTGCCCACTCTGTCCAATTCATTTTAAGTAGATTCGATAGTCCCATATCTAGTTTTCTGTTATATATCCCCTTTTTTTGTAGGGGATATCAAAATGGGAGGTAACCAGCTTATTGGTGTCTCCGCTTTGGTTACTTGCCATCCCTCGGCTTTACCAGCTAATACCAATGCTCCATGTCTGGATCCTTCTCCAGCAGTGGTCACAATGTAGTAGTATTGCTCcattccaccaacattcacagt is from Phycodurus eques isolate BA_2022a unplaced genomic scaffold, UOR_Pequ_1.1 contig_29, whole genome shotgun sequence and encodes:
- the LOC133398269 gene encoding programmed cell death 1 ligand 1-like, with the translated sequence MKWTKQPCLQVLLTTTAERTSYKAELEGDVVMGCRFFPLSQHPYEDLTVSWHWISPARSREVYRMDRGQEQASFRHPDFQGRARLLTEQIKDGWAKLQVTRLRINDTGTYQCIIGTTNGAHYKDIKLSVTAPFKTVTKNIFKTAKEGELVLTCQSEGYPKSTVTWEDNHQRELNASTTVVLTEDRLFRITTQIRVASSQKNNYTCSFNSSGSSTSFLIPEDTQLQKGNQHKVDVISAAVGAIIRIALIGFIIVLIYLHQKGFGKNMFAVIRDMFPSSSPTVPKLLDWNPERPHLEEEATKLHEGELGAARQQRPQQAPQQQEPSRQYYCDEDWSECPMSLEPGDGGKTEPLNPAKGRQPPE